CGCTGGCCGTGATTCAGGCCGGTCCGGGCATCGTGGCTTTCGGCTCCGTGGTCGTGCTCACGATGGTGGCCTCCATGCAGTTCGACCCTCGCCTGATCTGGGATCAGATCCGCGACGACGATACCGAACAGGACGATCATGACTGACCCGAAAGACTCGCAAGACCCGAAAGCCGTGCCACCACCCGGGGCAGACAATCTGCCGACCCCGGCTATCGAACCGCGCAAGCGCTGGGCGCCCTCGCTCGTCTGGCTGATTCCGCTGGTCGCCGCCGTGATCGGGCTGTCGCTGGTGGCTAAAGTGCTCATCGAGCGCGGGCCGAGCGTGACCATCGACTTCAAGTCGGCCGAGGGACTCGAAGCGGGCAAGACCAAGGTCAAGTACAAGGAAGTCGATATCGGCACGGTCAAGAGCATCGAACTGTCGGAAGACCTCTCGCATGTGCGCGTCACCGTCGATCTCACCAAGAACGCGAAGAAGTTCGCCGTGAAGGATTCGCGCTGGTGGGTCGTGCGCCCACGTGTGGCCGGTGGCAGCGTCTCCGGTCTGTCGACGCTCCTCTCCGGCGCCTACATCGGTGCTGACGCAGGTAAGGCCAAGGACTCGGCGAGCCACTTTGTCGGATTGGAGGTGCCGCCGGTCGTCTCAAGCGGCCAGCCGGGCAAGCAGTTCGTGCTACACGCCAGCGATATCGGCTCGCTCGACATCGGCTCGCCGATTTACTATCGCCGCATTCAGGTCGGTCAGGTCGAAGCGTTCGCGCTCGATTCGGACGGCAAGGGCGTGACGCTGCGCGTATTCGTGCAGGCCCCCTACGACCAGTACGTCGGGTCCAATACACGCTTCTGGCACGCCAGCGGCATCGATTTGCGACTCGATTCGAGCGGATTCCAGGTCAATACGCAGTCGCTCGCGTCGGTCGTCATCGGCGGCATCGCCTTCCAGGCCCCGAACGACTCGGGCGCTGGCGTCATGGCCAAGGCCGGGCAGGAATTCCGTCTGGCCGCCGACGAAGCCACCGCCATGAAGGCTCCCGACACGCACCCGGTGCGGGTCGTGTTCCGCTTCCAGCAGTCGCTGCGCGGGCTGGTCGTCGGTGCGCCGGTCGACTTCCGGGGTATCACGCTGGGTGAAGTGACGTCGATCGGCGTGGAGTTCGATCAGGCTACCAAGCAGATCAACATGCCGGTGACCGTCGATGTCTACCCGGATCGCCTGCGCCGTCGCGATCCGAAGAACAGCGTGCCACCGACGGAACTGAACAGTCACCGGATTCTCGACGCACTTGTGCAGCGCGGCCTGCGCGGCCAGTTGCGCACCGGCAATCTGCTGACCGGCCAGCTGTACGTGGCGCTCGACTTCTTCCCGAACGCGAAGCCCGCCAAGGCCGAGATGGTCGACGACATGCTGGCCATGCCGACGGTCCCCAACACGCTCGACCAGTTGCAGCTTCAGATTGCCGATATTGCCAGCAAGCTCGACAAGATTCCGTTCGACAGCATCGGACAGAATCTGGACTCGACGCTGCGCAAGCTCGACAAGACGATGGATAGCGCACAAGGGCTGTTCCGTCAGCTCGACGGCGAGATCGCGCCGGAAGCCAAGGCCACGCTGGGCGAAGCGAAGAAGAGCTTCGGTGCGGCCGAGCGCACGCTCTCCGAAGACGCGCCGGTGCAGCAGGACGTCCGTCAGGCCATGCAGGAACTGACGAAGACGCTGCGCTCCCTCAATACCCTCGCCGACTACTTGCAGCAACATCCCGAAGCGCTGCTGCGCGGCAAACCGAAGGACCCGCAACCATGACGAGGCCGACCGACATGACCCGTAGCCCGCGCCAGCGTGCAATACCGATGGACGGCGACATTGCGGTCCTGCCCGCGATAGCCCGGAAAGCAGGACTCGCCGCTGTGGCAGCCCTCGCGCTGGCGCTTGCTGGCTGTGCCTCGCCGTCGTCCACGTTCTATACGCTCACTGACGCGGGTGCCGGGGCAGGTGGCACCGCCGCGAACGCCACCACGGGCGCAGCAGCGCCGGCAACGCCGTACGCTTTGGAGGTGTCGCCCGTGGCCGTGCCCGAACAGGTCGACCGGCCGCAGATCGTCGTCACCCGTGGTGGCGGACGCGTCGACATTCTCGAGGAATCCCGCTGGGCTGCCCCGCTCAAGACCGAGCTGACGTCGACGATCTCCCGCGACCTGACGCAACGTCTGGGCGCGATGGACGTCTATGGCTTGCCGCGCGCCGACGGGCTTGCGGTCTATCGCGTGTCGACGTCCGTCCAACGGTTCGAATCGACGCCGGGCGAACAAGCGGCGCTCACGGCCGTCTGGAGCGTGCGAAAAGTGCCGGGCGATATCGTGCTGACGTGCCGCTTCTCGGGGACGGAGCCCGCTGCGTCGGGCATCGCCGACGTCGTCGCGGCACAGCGTAAGCTCGTTGACCGTCTGGCCGACGGCATCGGCAACGCCATCGCCACCAGCGCACAGGGCACGACGCCCCGCTGCCAGAACTAAGCCCGAACGCAACCGGCACCGGGTATTTGATTAACGAAATGCCTGCCGGATGCCCAGCGCGATCATGAGCCCGCCACAGGTCAGATCGATCCACGCCTTGGCGCGGCGATACGCGGTTGCAATCGACGCGTGCGACAGCACGAGCGCGACGGCCCCGTACCAACTCGTCGCCGACGCACCGACCGTTGCCAGCATGGCGAAGAACGTCAGCGTGGACACGTGGGTGGGCACCGCCGAAGAAAACACCGCCGCATAAAAGGCGATGGACTTCGGGTTAGCGATATTGGTCGCGATACCTTGCAGGAACGCACCGCGAAACAGAGGCGACTTCGGTGGATGACGCTCAGTCGAAGGAGTCGCCCGCGCCGACATGATGAGCCGCACCCCGAACCAGACCAGGTAGGCCGCGCCAACCAGCCTGACGCCGACAGCGAGCCACGGGAAAACCGCGAACACCGCGCTAAGACCCAACATGGCGCACGTCGCCCAGAACAGATTGACCGTCACGATGCCAGCAACGAGCGCGAGCGCATCGCGGCGCCTGCCGGTGACCGCCTTGTGGGTGATAGCGACGAAGTTTGGCCCGGGGATGACAACCGCAGCCACGTAGACACAAAAGACCGTCACAACAGCAGACCAATCAACCATTTGTCGCCCCCGTGGGTTGTAGTTGTGCAACACGCACACCCGCTTGCACAGTCGGCATTCTGCGGCAATTCGCGGATGACCGCGTCCGACAGCAAAAATTACGCATAGATACCGATCATTACGGATTGCGCAATCGATTACGTGATGTTTAAGATGTTCGAGACCCGCCGCACACGTCCTCCGGCAGAGATGGGCGGCGGCGGGTCGTCATAACTCGAACATTGGAGACAAGCCATGCCCAGCATTACCGGCCTTAGCGGTCACTTGCGCCGTACGATTGCCGTCGCCGCGTCGTTTGCCGTTGGATCCCTTATTGCCCTTTCCTCCCCGGTGCAGGCCGCCACGATCTCCGACGGCGTCGTGAAGATCGGCGTGCTCACCGACCTCTCGGGCGTGTCGAGCGACAACGCGGGCAAGGGCAGCGTGCTCGCCGCCACCATGGCCATCGACGACTTCTCGCACGATCGCAAAGTCCTCGGCGCGCCCATCGAACTGGTGTCCGCCGACTCGCAGGGCAAGACGGACACCGGCGCGACCATCGCCCGCGAATGGTACGACCGGGGCAAAGTCGACATGATCACCGACCTCACGTTCTCGAACGTGGCGCTGGCCGTCGACCGGATTGCCGACGAAAAGAAGAAGATCGCGCTCGTGACCGGTGCGGGGTCATCCGCCATCAGCAACGAGCAATGCACGGCACATAGCGTGCAGTGGATGTACGACACGTATGCGCTCGCGAACTCGACCTCGCAAGCCTTACTGCGTCGCGGACTGAAGTCGTGGTACTTCATCACCGCCGACTACGCGTTCGGGCAGGCGCTGGAGAAAGACGCGAGCGAGATCCTGACGCGTCAGGGCGGCAAGGTCGTCGGCTCGGTGAAGCATCCGGTGAACTCGCCGGACCTGTCGTCCTATCTGCTGCGCGCCCAGACGTCCGGCGCGCAGGTGATCGCGCTGGCCAATTCCGGCACCGACACGCTCAACACCGTCAAACAGGCCTCGCAGTTCAACATCATTCAGGGCGGCAAACAGGTATTCACGCCGCTGCTCTCGCTCATCACCGAAATCCACGGCATGGGCCTGAAGAACGCGCAGGGCATGATCCTCACGAACGGCTTCTATTGGGATCAGGACGACCGCTCGC
This window of the Pandoraea sputorum genome carries:
- a CDS encoding PqiB family protein, encoding MTDPKDSQDPKAVPPPGADNLPTPAIEPRKRWAPSLVWLIPLVAAVIGLSLVAKVLIERGPSVTIDFKSAEGLEAGKTKVKYKEVDIGTVKSIELSEDLSHVRVTVDLTKNAKKFAVKDSRWWVVRPRVAGGSVSGLSTLLSGAYIGADAGKAKDSASHFVGLEVPPVVSSGQPGKQFVLHASDIGSLDIGSPIYYRRIQVGQVEAFALDSDGKGVTLRVFVQAPYDQYVGSNTRFWHASGIDLRLDSSGFQVNTQSLASVVIGGIAFQAPNDSGAGVMAKAGQEFRLAADEATAMKAPDTHPVRVVFRFQQSLRGLVVGAPVDFRGITLGEVTSIGVEFDQATKQINMPVTVDVYPDRLRRRDPKNSVPPTELNSHRILDALVQRGLRGQLRTGNLLTGQLYVALDFFPNAKPAKAEMVDDMLAMPTVPNTLDQLQLQIADIASKLDKIPFDSIGQNLDSTLRKLDKTMDSAQGLFRQLDGEIAPEAKATLGEAKKSFGAAERTLSEDAPVQQDVRQAMQELTKTLRSLNTLADYLQQHPEALLRGKPKDPQP
- a CDS encoding PqiC family protein, whose product is MTRPTDMTRSPRQRAIPMDGDIAVLPAIARKAGLAAVAALALALAGCASPSSTFYTLTDAGAGAGGTAANATTGAAAPATPYALEVSPVAVPEQVDRPQIVVTRGGGRVDILEESRWAAPLKTELTSTISRDLTQRLGAMDVYGLPRADGLAVYRVSTSVQRFESTPGEQAALTAVWSVRKVPGDIVLTCRFSGTEPAASGIADVVAAQRKLVDRLADGIGNAIATSAQGTTPRCQN
- a CDS encoding LysE family translocator, whose amino-acid sequence is MVDWSAVVTVFCVYVAAVVIPGPNFVAITHKAVTGRRRDALALVAGIVTVNLFWATCAMLGLSAVFAVFPWLAVGVRLVGAAYLVWFGVRLIMSARATPSTERHPPKSPLFRGAFLQGIATNIANPKSIAFYAAVFSSAVPTHVSTLTFFAMLATVGASATSWYGAVALVLSHASIATAYRRAKAWIDLTCGGLMIALGIRQAFR
- a CDS encoding ABC transporter substrate-binding protein, with product MPSITGLSGHLRRTIAVAASFAVGSLIALSSPVQAATISDGVVKIGVLTDLSGVSSDNAGKGSVLAATMAIDDFSHDRKVLGAPIELVSADSQGKTDTGATIAREWYDRGKVDMITDLTFSNVALAVDRIADEKKKIALVTGAGSSAISNEQCTAHSVQWMYDTYALANSTSQALLRRGLKSWYFITADYAFGQALEKDASEILTRQGGKVVGSVKHPVNSPDLSSYLLRAQTSGAQVIALANSGTDTLNTVKQASQFNIIQGGKQVFTPLLSLITEIHGMGLKNAQGMILTNGFYWDQDDRSRAFAQRFYAQHKKMPTMMQAAVYSAVLNYLKAVQAAGTDEADAVMAKLKSMKIDDPVIRNGQIRADGKLVHDMLLVQVKTPAESKSEWDLYKILETIPADKAFAPLADSKCALVKK